The genomic region CGTCGCCCATCACCCGCACGCTCCCCTCGAGCGTGCTGCCGCCCTGGGCGAAGGTGTCGATGGGCGTGCGTTCGCCGTTGTCGTCGGTGACGACGAGGCGCACGTGCACCGGGGCCTGGGTGCCGCTGGCGGGCAGGGGGACCCGGATGGGGACGATGCGCTCCCCGGGGGCGAGGTCGGGCGGAGGCGGCGTCTCGGGCCCCGTCGTCGGGGTCTCGGGGGGCGCCTTCTGCGGGGCCGGCGGGGCCATGAAGCCCTGCTCGGGCAGCAGCACCTCACCCCGCCCGGCCACGGTCAGCACCACCGGGCTACCCACGTCGAGGGCGACGCCCGCGGGGGGCGACTGGGCCAGCACGGTGCCCTCGGGCTGCGGGGAGGGCAGCGTCCGCACCTCGCCCAGGCGCAGCTCCGCGACCGAGATCAGGTAGCGCGCGTCCTCCAGCGTCAGCCCGGTGAGTTCGGGCAGCACGGTCTTGCGCGGCGCCGGGCCGTCGGAGGTGAGGAGGCGCACCGTGGCCCCCTGGGGCAGCGGCGCGTCCGCAGGCGGGGCGCTGGCCAGGACGGTGCCCTCGGGCTCCTCGCTGTAGCCCGTGGCCGCGGCGCCCGGCAGGTAGCCGGCCTCTTCGAGCGTGCGTTGCGCCTCGCTCAGCGGCTGCCCCGCGAGCGGGGGCACCCGGCCGTCCTTGGGTCGGTTGAGGACGAGCTCGAGGGTGCGCCCGGGCTTGACCCGGGTGCCCGGGGGCGGGTTTTGCTCCAGGATCAGGTCGCGCGGCCGGTCCGGCTCGCTGGCCATGGTGAAGGTGACCTTGAGCCCCATGTTCTTGACCGCCTCCAGCGCGGTGCGCGGGTCCTGTCCGCGCAGGTCGGGGACGGTGAACTCGGGAGGGTTCAGGTAACGCGCGCTGCCGGCGGCGAAGAGCCACAGCCCCAGCACGGCCAGGAGCAGCCCCGGCACCCAGGAGGCGGCGTGGCTTCGCCGGCCCGGCCGCGCCGAGGGCAGGGCCCGCAGAAAGCGCCCGCCAAGGCGGTCGATCTCGGCCTCGTCGTGTTCGCCCAGGGGGTCGAGCGCCGCCACCCGCACCCCGTCCTCGTTCAGGCGCAGGTCCAGGTCCGGCAGCGCGAACCCCAGCGGCCTGAGCGCCTCCAGGATCCGGCCCACCTCGCGCACGACCTTGCGCCCCTTGGCGGGCAGCGCCGAAGGGGCGTCGCAGGAGGGCCAGAAGACGTAGTACTGCCCGGGCTTGGCGCTGATCTCCAGGCCTTCGGGGAGCACGCCCAGCGCGGAGAGCGCCTTGAGGGCCTTTCGGAAACGGAAGAAGACGGCGCGCGCCTCGGGGCCCTTGACGTCGAACCAGTAGAGGCGGCCCGCGGCGCCGGAGGGGCTTTGCGCCCGCCACACCGTGAGGAAGTCTTCGCGACGTTCCTGCTGCGAGGTTTCGTAGGGTCCGAGGCGGTCGGGCATCTTCATAGAGTATATCCCTGGGTGTAAAAAACGCATGAAAAGAACCGGCGGCCTGGAGGCCGCCGGTTCATCCGGGCCGGGTTGGGATGCTAGGGCGTGTCGAGCAGGGTCAGGCTCAGGACGTAGTCGCCGGTGGTGCTGCCGCCGGCGTCGCCGTCCCAGGCGGTAACCAGCACGTAGTAAGTACCGCTTGTGCCGGGGGTGAATTCGAGGCGCGACTCGCGGCCGGTGAAGTCGTCGTTGAAGGCGACCTGGTCACCGTTGCTGTCGTAGACCGCGAGCATGGTGTCGGGGGCACCGCTCGCGTACGCTTCCACGTCCGCCACCAGGGTGG from Oceanithermus desulfurans harbors:
- a CDS encoding PASTA domain-containing protein, translating into MPDRLGPYETSQQERREDFLTVWRAQSPSGAAGRLYWFDVKGPEARAVFFRFRKALKALSALGVLPEGLEISAKPGQYYVFWPSCDAPSALPAKGRKVVREVGRILEALRPLGFALPDLDLRLNEDGVRVAALDPLGEHDEAEIDRLGGRFLRALPSARPGRRSHAASWVPGLLLAVLGLWLFAAGSARYLNPPEFTVPDLRGQDPRTALEAVKNMGLKVTFTMASEPDRPRDLILEQNPPPGTRVKPGRTLELVLNRPKDGRVPPLAGQPLSEAQRTLEEAGYLPGAAATGYSEEPEGTVLASAPPADAPLPQGATVRLLTSDGPAPRKTVLPELTGLTLEDARYLISVAELRLGEVRTLPSPQPEGTVLAQSPPAGVALDVGSPVVLTVAGRGEVLLPEQGFMAPPAPQKAPPETPTTGPETPPPPDLAPGERIVPIRVPLPASGTQAPVHVRLVVTDDNGERTPIDTFAQGGSTLEGSVRVMGDARFKLYLDGFLYQEWTSRAP